In Amaranthus tricolor cultivar Red isolate AtriRed21 chromosome 3, ASM2621246v1, whole genome shotgun sequence, a single window of DNA contains:
- the LOC130809501 gene encoding uncharacterized protein LOC130809501 — MSDRQKGLLEAFHNVVPQAEIRYCCRHIWANFKKNFTGELFRLLFWNAAKASTKHYFDNQMNEINAISVDAYAYLAAIPACHWSRHAFPTRCKSKMLLNNCCESFNNVLREARGKRIISLMEWIRRYVMQRCAAKRERLNQIKGLVMPFMMKVIENQAQKVHSMRVIAVNVMKFKVDNGNDSYVVNLEDKNCLCNRWRLTGIPCRHALACIVKRKLDFAPYVHEAYYVSTYAKTYAPTFYGMPGHRHWPTSQLDKPLPSPLRNMPGRPTKNKRKPEFDEGRDGKKKNKNFVERDFKQNKCGNYGGLGHYKKTCKNPSKSNEASTSAAPVKGGRSKKHPSITSPTTSLPLQQLKPQSQPIVVNEGLNMLQGGRSRTSLHQHKAVNNNQAMLMM, encoded by the exons ATGAGTGATAGACAAAAG GGTTTGTTAGAGGCTTTTCATAATGTGGTTCCACAAGCAGAGATAAGGTATTGTTGTAGACACATATGGGCTAacttcaaaaagaatttcacTGGGGAACTGTTTAGATTGTTGTTTTGGAATGCAGCTAAAGCTTCAACCAAG CATTATTTCGATAACCAAATGAATGAGATCAACGCAATTTCAGTTGATGCATACGCTTACTTGGCTGCCATTCCAGCATGTCATTGGTCTAGACATGCCTTCCCAACAAGATGTAAGTCCAAAATGCTTTTAAATAATTGTTGTGAGTCTTTCAATAATGTTTTGAGGGAGGCAAGGGGAAAGCGAATCATTTCCCTAATGGAATGGATTAGAAGGTATGTTATGCAAAGGTGTGCAGCGAAGAGGGAAAGGTTGAATCAAATCAAGGGTTTAGTAATGCCCTTTATGATGAAAGTCATTGAAAATCAAGCTCAAAAGGTTCATAGCATGAGAGTCATTGCAGTTAATGTGATGAAGTTCAAAGTTGATAATGGTAATGACAGTTATGTAGTAAACTTAGAAGATAAAAATTGCCTTTGTAACAGATGGAGACTTACAGGAATTCCATGTAGGCATGCATTGGCATGTATAGTGAAAAGGAAATTGGATTTTGCCCCTTATGTGCATGAAGCATACTATGTGAGTACTTATGCAAAAACCTATGCTCCAACATTCTATGGAATGCCTGGTCACAGGCATTGGCCAACTTCTCAATTGGATAAGCCTCTTCCTTCACCTCTTAGAAATATGCCAGGAAGACCCACAAAAAACAAGCGAAAGCCCGAGTTTGATGAGGGTAGAGATggaaagaagaagaacaagaatttTGTTGAAAGGGACTTCAAGCAAAACAAGTGTGGGAACTATGGAGGACTTGGCCATTACAAGAAGACTTGCAAGAACCCATCCAAATCAAATGAGGCATCCACTAGTGCAGCACCAGTTAAAGGAGGAAGATCAAAAAAGCATCCTAGTATAACTTCACCAACTACATCATTACCCCTACAGCAACTCAAACCACAATCACAGCCAATTGTGGTCAACGAAGGATTAAACATGTTGCAAGGAGGAAGAAGCCGGACAAGTCTACACCAACACAAGGCAGTCAACAACAATCAAGCTATGTTAATGATGTAG